The genomic region TCATTGTatatgctaccagtcaaaagtaaaaaaaataaataaataaaaattaagtagtctcttctgctcaccaagcctgcattgatttcatccaaagtacagccaaaacataatatttttaaatatttttacattttaaaataactgatttctgtctgaatacatttttaaatgtaatttagtctGTGATTTAAAATCTCAATTTTTACTCCTGTGTCACAtcacccttcagaaatcattgtaatatactgatttgctgctaaaaattatttatttattattattatgttgaaaacagctgagcagagtttctttgacgaatagaaagtcaAACGaatagaaacagcatttatctgaaatagaaatcatttgtaacattataaatgtctttatcatccttgctaaataatagttttaaaattatactgactccaagcttttgaatggtataatgtataatgttacaaaagctttttatttcagataaatgctgatttttggatctttttaaatattgataataataataataaatgtttcttaagcagcaaataaacatattagaataatttctgaaggatcatgtgtcacttAAGACTGGAAAAATTATGctgaaaaatacagctttgatcacaggaatgaactacatttttaaaatacattcaaattgaAAGCACTTCTATTAAAGTGtaacaatattacagattttactatatttttgatcaaataatgcaTCACTGTtgatcagaagagacttcttaaaaaaaacattaaaaatcttactgttcaaaaacttttgactggtcgtgtatatattttcaaatattcttTTTCATTTTCAGGTACAGAGGAGCAGTCAAAAAGAAGCACTTGTGGGCTGCGGTCACTATATGCTGGCTCTCTGCTTTTATACTTGGTTTCATCCCCATGTTTGGATGGCACAACCCAACCACTGAAAACTCCACTATTACATGTAATTTCATCACAGTCATAGACATGTCCTACATGGTCAACTTCAGCTTCCTCGCTTGCAGCCTTCCACCCACCATCATCATGATGGTCCTCTATTTGTTACTCTTCAATATGATATCCAAACAGCTGAGAAAAGGAATCGGGCGCGCCATGGAGTCCAGGTCGTTTTACCGCAAGGAGCGTAAACTGGCCAATTCCCTGGCTTTGGTTCTGCTTTTGTTTGCCATTTGTTGGCTTCCTCTGCACATAATGAACACATTGGACTACTACAAGAGTGCACAAGTGCACCCTGTCGCCTTTCACGTGGGCATCCTCCTTTCCCACGCCAACTCCGCCATTAACCCCATAGTGTACGCTTTTAAGGTCCCTAAGATTAAGATGGCATATAAAAGGATCCTGATGAAGCTGACAAGCTCAGAGCAGAAGGAAGATCAGAGCAGTCAGACTTTGGATAACAACGCCAGCAGCAACTCAAACAGCACCGCCAGGTGCAGCATGAAAATAAAACCACAGGTTGTTTTGATCGCAAATCAGGATGGTTAGCATTTGTCTGTAATCATGTACAATAAGTAGGGGAGACTAGGGGAGAAAATCATCCAGCAGTGGTTTTTGTATGTTGGTTTCAAATGCATACTTCCTAAATTAGAAGACTTTTCTGACTTTTAACATCCCAGCTACACTGTAATTCTAACATCATTATATTGTTGtactaaacacaaaaacaaacacaataaaACTTCACTGAGATACCACTGAGGTCCAACTGTATAATAAAGAGACTGAGCTGTTTTTCATAAACATATTTATGATATATTTTGGGATATATGTATAGAATGTATTACTAATAATATCTGTAGCTTTGTGTTTCTTAATTTTTTATGTGTTTCAATAAattgtttataattttttaatctgtaaagatatattttttgtaattttttttttatcttaccgGAAATTTTGGGCATATTTAGCATATTGTAAATAAACTATTTcgcaaaaagtttggggtcagtaagactttttttgAAAGAGATAAATTAATACTtgttttcagcaaggatgtattaaactgCAGGGATAGTAacaatatttataatgttacaaaaaaatgtgAATACTTTTTAGACTTtccattcattaaagaatcctgaaattaaaaatgcatgttttttgtaACAAATATGACGCAGCAAAAAATGGTCAGcattttagaattatttctgaaatatcatgtgacactgaagactatagTAATGAAGTTGAAAattctcaggaataaattacattttaaaatatatattcacatagaacgAAGTtctatttaattgtaataatatttcacagtattgctgattttactgtgtttttgatcaaataaattcagccttggtgagcaaaaaagaccAGAAGTGTTTGAATGCAACTTCATCCAACTTCTGCAGCCCTGCTCTCTAACTATTGACCCCGGTCACTTAAAAAATAGTTTCcaagtattttaaaaaatacttaacaTCATCATACTGAAGAGGAAGAGAAACTGACAGAGTCATTCTGAGCCTGTCATTTTTTGTTctgtcatgtttgtttttttgagccATAATGTACAGCATGTCAGACCTTCCACATCCTTCAACTTCAGATTTGAACATTTCACATTTAAAGGAACAGCCACACAACAATTCTGTGCTCATTTACTCACCTTTGTGTTTTTTCAAACctgtatttctttcttctgtgatgAAAGATGATGTTTAGGAATACGTCCAAGCAAAATGCTCTTTTTCagctctgaaaaacaaaaaagcatcacaaaaacacattttaccAACCCCCAAGCCTGTTGTTTCTTCTTTCACGTCACAACACTTTTTAAAATTCTGTAACTTTCTGTTTGCTTCAGGTTTAAATCAGATTATCAACGTGTTCTCAGACGTTAGACTCTGCTGTATATTAGACTGGATGTTCCCTCTGTAGTCTGTTTAATTGATTTACTGGCATCGGGCCATGTGAAAGTGAACAATGCTGATCCTGAGGGAACGTTTGGAGCGCACCGGATTCTATGAAAAAGTCTCTGTTTCCACCGGCcattttgttctttctttgtaCGGCGTAATATCGGCCTTGGTCCAAACGTGGCGAGCAGAATGAGCAGGATTTATGGTGTTCATCTCCCACATGATTACTTTTCCTAACATCGCTCGAATTCATTTTGCTGAGTGAAGTTGAAAAATATGAAATACACCTTTTGGCGCTGCGTTGAAAAGTAATATCCAAATCAATTCTCATCAGTGGCATGAAAACCAGTGGTTATGAAACCACACATCTATATGGCGTATTTAATTTGATGCAAACGACAACACAGCTGCAAGGGAGAGACGTACGGCCGGTCAATATGATGAGCTCAGGCGTACATGTGAGTCGATTGTTCAGACAATAATGTCAACACAAATTAAAAACTCTACGGAAGGAACTACAAGTTTTGCATAACTTGTCTTTAACCACTAACTTCTCCACTTGTCACCACACAGAAAGAGGTTGTGGTGTATTTACACACTATTTTTGATTGCTGAATTACATG from Garra rufa chromosome 12, GarRuf1.0, whole genome shotgun sequence harbors:
- the adora3a.2 gene encoding adenosine receptor A1, yielding MADGEKAIYTSLEVLIAFGCCVGNVLVIWAVWSCRALSQTTFCFVVSLAVADLLVGAVAVPFAVVVDGRLETSFHCCLFLSCVVIVLTQASVHSLLAIAVDRYLRVYNPLRYRGAVKKKHLWAAVTICWLSAFILGFIPMFGWHNPTTENSTITCNFITVIDMSYMVNFSFLACSLPPTIIMMVLYLLLFNMISKQLRKGIGRAMESRSFYRKERKLANSLALVLLLFAICWLPLHIMNTLDYYKSAQVHPVAFHVGILLSHANSAINPIVYAFKVPKIKMAYKRILMKLTSSEQKEDQSSQTLDNNASSNSNSTARCSMKIKPQVVLIANQDG